The Spinacia oleracea cultivar Varoflay chromosome 2, BTI_SOV_V1, whole genome shotgun sequence DNA segment TTCAATATCATGGAGTGTAACTTTTGTGGTATGTTGTCTAAACAAAAACAAGAGTGACTACAATTTCTTTATAATTTCTATGTTGTAAAATACAACCTCGAATTTACTCTCtcatgatactccctccgtccaccTCATTTTACTTGCTCTGTTTGACTGAAAAAACGCCCGCAAAAATAGTCAAATAGAGCAAGTAAaatgaaacggagggagtaaaacggaacatatataatatatgtCAGACAACGAAAATGCATATTCACTATCGACCTCAAAGTCATTAACGTAACGTGACAAGAATAAATGACAACTAATTCTTGTTGGAGAGTGTTTTCTTCGTTAACTATTAAATTTTAACAGCTTCTAACCAGTAGCGGATCCAGAAATTCGAGATAATGGGGtcactatttaaaaattgatgaaactttcactaaaattatgtaatttttttaaaaaaaattgaaattttaactataaaaagagaaaaaaaaaatcaagtggggTCAAGGACCCCACAAAGTGGTCCGTGGCTCCGCCACTGCTTCTAACAAATAAGTGTTAGAGTTATGATATATCTAGGATTGTAGTATAAAAGAGTTATAGACTTATAATGCTCATGATCGAAGATAATACACGTTAGACATTTGCATATGAATAAAGATAAACATAGCGTAGTCAAAGGTACACATGTATGATTGAAATGTGGGTGCATAACATTATTATTCTTTTTGATTTATAAACTCgtattcctccgttccgcatTAGATGCATCGTTTCTATTTTGGACACTGTTCATTAACtaactttgaaaattattctttcacattatgtaaaaacaaacatagtcaagtgagatcttgttaaattcgtatcaatgCGAGGATTTCAAATATctattttatataatttttacttacacataattagagatattaatatttaaataagcATGTCGGAAtacgtgaaaaaagaaatgatTCATCTATTGttaaacggaggtagtattaatCAAGCTGAAATCATTCTTGTTGTCTCATCAAATCAAATTACTCATCCCTGTACCCGGAAAACAACGAAGTTTTTCCGGCATGGACAAATAATGCCAGACGGACTGGAAAAGTCGAGAATATATATACGTAAAAACGAGTAAAAAACGATCGATTATACAGCTTAACTAAGTTCATTAGTTGTTTTTTCCACAGCCAATGATAATAACGTATGTTGTGACATAaaatttcttgtttttgttcgatttttcgAGGTTGGACCACATTTAATTTCAATTCTTCTAGTTGACATATACATGTAATAGAGGTTGTATTCCATCTCTTCTTGCTTTGTTTGTTTTATGAACTGTTACTTCAAACAAGACTGCCAAGACGTACGACTTtaaacattattatttttattattatgtaCAATTACAAGTTGCATACAACAAACGTACACATGGATCTTGGAAACTAGCTTACATTATAAGCAACTATTACATGTTTTTTTTGGCTCACCTTGTAATATTTTCTTTTGCTTCCTACGACTTCTACGACGTTTCGACATTGAAAAGACGTTCATTTTTAGCCTCTCTTCTCGTCTAGCCGTCTTAAACAAAGCCTGATGAGAGTGACTCTAAATTTCGTAATAGTATGAGGTTATGTTACAGTTTTTGTTTGTAATTGTTGATGCTAACCGCAAACAAGCAATAACGTACACCTTATCTTGTAGGGTAATTAAGGTGGCTAGATGCCTAGATGTATACTTTTGGGGACGACTGACCTCTTACGATTGGAGGTTTCGCTCATGAACGAGTAATCGATCTCTAGGAGATTATACCAATTTAAATCAAGGAAGTAATAATACTATAAAATGAAATGTGTCAAGTTAACATCAAACAAAGATACTtcttccgtcccggaatactcacaacggtttgactggacacgcttgccaatacaCAACTTTAATcatcaatatcttcaattatatattataaaaacttataaaatattaatattttgaaaatatatattaagatgaagccaacaaaaatatatgctaacacttattttcatatactataaataaaatagggttaaagtgaattatgtgaatagtgcaaaaagtcaaaacattgcgagtattccgggacggagggagtaaaaataTCATTAATTGACATAGAAATAAAACCAGACAAACGTTAAAAATTATGATGCATGGCGTTAGCTCGCTCTATGGTCGAATGTTTGGAAAAAACACATTAGCGCTGGAAACCGAAGTTCTTCAATGCATGGGAAACCAAAGTAGTTTGTGTTATACATTTTACTGTTAGACTATTAAGCTTGGGACTACGCTACGCGCTAAGGCTAAAGCTAGAGAAAAACTAGAAATGTTTTGAGTTGTTTGTTGGGTCTCTTTGTCCTTTGGATGTTACTCCCCCCGTATTTAATTAATAGATACACTTTCATAACCGGCCACGttcgtatttaattaaaagatacattTTCTATTTTGGGCATATTATGGTCCTTActtctaattatattaatctttCTCTTCGTTTTATAATACCACATTTACTCACATTCTATTTTTACTCCAATAAATAGTTTACCCATTATCAATTTCTTACTATAAATAATAACTCAATACCActtttatcttattttgatcAAACTATATCTTTTAATTCAAGACAAAGGGAGTACTTGCTATTTATACTCTCTTCTTCACCGGTTAGAGGAGAGTTGTGGAGAGACGGTAAGTAGAAACTTTTTAACATGGCTGATATGGTATTACCTTAACAATTATCGTCGACGTCGTTAGTGGCGGAACCAGAAATTATGCATAGGGGAGCAAATTTTAAAGCTAAGAATCGAACCTTGTACCTCCAATTTTGAAGGAAAATAACCACTTGAGCTATACTAAACATGTGCTTTTATAGTGCATATTTAATACTTGAACATATCATGGGGGGCCATGGCCCCCGCTAGTCCCCCTAATTCCTCCCCTGGTCGCGCGAACCTAAGCTTCTgttagatactccctccgtcccttaatacttgcaccggtttgaccggtgcggagtttaagacatttgaattgacttattaatttaatgggtgtttgttgatagtggggtatttttttaatatagttagtgggaaatgtgtaagggttggggagtggtgagtggggatgtagatttttaaatgattttttgtagggattaggggtgtaggtgaggtagtaggtaagtgagagaaataatataatattggtaaagatttccatttatagaaacggcgcatgtattaagggacggcccgaaaagaaaagcggtgcgagtattaagggacggagggagtaatagtcTTCAATAGTCTTCAATTTTTGTATGTGTGTGGGAGTATTCTCCCACATGAAAGAAATATGATGTTTTGGTTGTCTTTAAATATACTCATGTCCTTCATATATTGAATATGAGATGGGTTGAGTTATTGGGTCAAGTGGAGTATTGAACTTGGTTTGCTAGTATTAGGTTGGTAATATagctatatattattaattaattaatattttgatattaatgaattatttattttaaataggaATATGTATAGATACCAAAGGCAGTTATTTAGTAATATAATGGAGGCTAATATTATCCTAAGATTGTTATAAACCATActttaaattatgaaaatgtatataaaataaaaaaattagagaTTAACTCGTCCTAATCTAATTTCTGTATTTTACGTTTTCATAATTCAAAGTATAGTTTATAACAGCTCCATCTATGCTGAAATTCTGAAGAATAACGGATTTGCTTGATATTTTCATCCGCCCTTCTCTCTCTTAAACATTCTTGATTTTAGCAAAAACTCAACCTTTGCTCCAGCTCGCCGGAGACGAAGAAGGACAAAGAGTTTCCTATTCTAGTCTCCGGCGAGTTTTAATTGTACAGCCTTTCGTGGTGGTTAATCTGTTTTAGATATTTCTTGTTGGGTCTTGCAATTTTCCAACGGGATCATCTTCATCTGCATCAATTGAAGGTTCATCCTTTTTCCTGTTTAATTGCAAGTCTTCTTTTCTAGTGTTTATTTTAGCAAGTAGTTCTTGTGttgctttggaatcttgaattagGGGGTATTTTTTTTGTGGGAGTGTTCATCTGTTAGGGGTTATTTTATTTTCGGTCTATAAAATGTGTTCTTTGGAGGTTTACAATAAATTTAGGGGGAAGCTCAACCAAATTCTTACAGAAGGGGAAAGTCTTATGGAAGAAGATGAGCTGTTCATTGATTTAATCTCAAAATCGGAAAACCTTAGGGATGTTTTAGATCTTGCAAAAGATATGAAGGAGGTAGGAAATGATTTTTTCAAGCAAGAAAGTATAGAGGATGCTTTGGAGAAGTATGGCTATGCTGGGATTATTCTTGGGTGTTTTCAGTTTGATGAGGATGTTGATAGACTTGAATTTTTTGATATGGGCAAGTGTATTCTACTGAATTCAGCAGCTTGTTTTAGTAAGAAAATGGAGTATGGGATGGTATGTAGACTGTGTTCGATTATATTGGAGTTTAACCCATGTAATGTAAAAGCTTTATTTAGAAGAGCCATGACTGCTTTAGAGTTAGGAAGGAGTGATTTGGCCTATTGGGACTTGTTTATGGCTTCCCATCAGGAACCTAAAACCCAGAGGTATGTAGGAAGTTGGAGGAGGTTAAATGTTCCAATTTAAAAGGGAAGTCAAGAAAACAATCTGAAGGAGATGCCTTAATTGGATTACAACTAGGCCTATCTCCACTAAACAAGTGGTCAAAATTGATGAAGGATCAGACCAATGGGCAAGTTCTAGGTCATGAGAAGGAGTGTATTGTTGCTAAAAGAAGAGTGGAGTATGATGGTGGACCGGGTGTGAACATCAAGGGGGTTGACAAAGGATTATCGGTTATGGATAATAAGTGTGTGTTGCAATGTGGAAGTGTCAAAGAGGAAGTTCTCAAGCATACAGTAGTGCATGTTGGAAAGGATGATATGATGGAAGAAGTTGCAAGTGTTTCGAACTTTGAGAATTCTAAAATGGTGGAGCCCAAGTATCGGTTTGTTAACCGAAGAAGGTCGGGTTCCTCTATGTCCATTTCTAAGAAAGACTATCAATTGTTGTTAAGAGGGAAATCTGTTCAGTATTTCAACTCCAAGATAGGATCTCCAATGACAATTAAAGTAGTTGGTAGTGGTCAAGGGAGGACCATGAAGAGGGACTGTGAAAGTGAAGGTGTAATTTTGGCTAAATCCCTCACGGTTAATATGTCAAAGAATAATCCAATTGTTGGTGGCAAAAATGAAGAGCCACAAAAACAAAGAAATGAGAACTTGAATATGGATGTTACTTATAACCTAGTTGATGCAAAGGCAGGAGATTTAGAGAGTGAAGCTGCGAGTACCATCACAGACAACCACCATCAGGTCAAAGTTGCGAGTGAGCCCATGGGACTTTCCTTACTCTGCCTTGTTTCCGATGTAACTCTCATCAACTAGTACTATTCTGATGTCGGATGTGTTtcacttttacttttatttataaatttaaatatctaactctatttttatttagttcgatcaaaataataaaatctaCCCCTATGTCGTCATCTTTCCAGGAGAGGTTTGCTTCAAGTCAACATCTAGTCTCAAGCAGGACGTGAAGCACAAGCTTGGAGCAAGATCACGACAACAGGCTGATCGTTGTTTGGAGAAGAAGACTAAGAGAAAGCATCCGGTTAGGAGGACTGTCACCTCTATTTCTCATACTCACCCTGTTGTTTGCAGGTATAATGATGGAAAGAAGAGAAAGATTGCTGCCCCACTATCAGAAAAATTCCAGAGGCCAAGGAAGAAATGTTTCACCGCGTCCTTTTGTAATAATGTTGAGTCCCCTATGTCTCAGATTAGTTATGTTGAGTCTTGTGCTAGTATTATTGAGTCTTGTACTAGTAGTATCGAGTATTATCGCATGTCTTATGCTAGTAAGGTCGAAGGAGTATCCCATGAAATGGTCGGTGACCAAAAGTAATGggtgtttgtttttcttttcctgTTTGTATCcactgccaaaaaaaaaaaaaaaaaacagctccATCTATGGATTTCCATTAGGCGGCGAAGGTAATTCTATaacttgtattcttgtatttgaTACTAGTACTTGATCATGGGTATCGAATTATTTGACCCTGTCAAGAGATAAGAAGCTGGATGCCTGAATCTTATAAAGTCAATCATTTTGGGTTGGTCCATATTTTGTCTCCATTCATTCAGATTCGGGCCAGTGCACGAACCAACTTGCAAGCCCAACCTCAATTAACTTGATTCAATTTGCTTTCTTAATCGTAAACGACGTGTGCTGTGAGAGTGTGAGTAGACCGGGCAAACGTagagaaaattattattaccaaatttaatttttagatttttaCCAAATTATTACGTGGTATATattatttcggtaatatataaataaatagtttTCTGTATATAAATCGTGTATAAGAAAGAATACTCCCTTCGTTCTACCGTAGGTTTTACACTTATTAAGGCATACAATTTTAGGAGATAAGTTGTTGTTTGGTTATCGAATACTTCGTATTActttttaggaaaatatttcgtaaaaaataaataaagtaaagatTTCCAGAAAAAAGTTTTTGACGGGAAATTTTGCACCAGAAAGTGACACATGATACTCCTAAATCTGTTTTTAATCTAAAACATATACCAGGAGTGACGAGTGACCATTCACTTCCCGgtgcaaaattttcccgccaaaaatcttttttctaaattttttgaTGTTTTCTATCCTTTTTAATTTTTACTCCCTCTGTACTTATTTAAGgtatacacttgtcttttcctgctgtatttatttaagagatacacttgccatttttagtaacttatcaaccccaccatctaattaaataatctatctaatatatcctATGTCCCACCACTCtgttaaacaaataatttcagaactaaccccacccccacccccctaAAACGACATGGtccccattttttttttaattaaaatatctacccaaccccacttgttttattattttatttcattcaattcttattCTTAATACTCGTGTCCGATCAAGTgtattccttaaataaatacggagggaataCTCATTAACTGTTAATGTATGGAAAAAGtatttgtttatatattatgaaaataatatatGTCACCtaataatttgctaaaattgattttggtaatatttagttaaatcgaataataaatgaaaatatattactcgatattttggtcaaatcagcatattagtatatcgaatattttggtcaaatcaaCGAATCAAACGTATAAAGTACGTAATAGGACCAAATTGCATACTCGGTATATGATGATTAAATGAATatgttcaaaatttattaattattcagTAACTTTAGGGAGAGAAATGTTTCAGTAAAATATATTACAGAATATTAAAAATTGATCAAATAATTATAGAATATTCGTACATATAAGGGACCAGATCTAGTACgaagtataatgtaatagatgaGTTGCCCTATCACCACGCCTCTCATACAAAATGCATATCAGGTAATGAAGTTTTTGAAAGTGTTAATTAATTTCATTCATTTTGCTAGGTCCTAATCGATTTTGTCGATGCAAATTACAAAACTATATAAAGGACAAGCACACAAAAATATGTACAATAATGGTAATTAAGGGACTAACTTAGGTTGCAAATTAAGGTTAAGGCCGTATCATGTGCCATGATTAATAGAAGTTAAGACAACCTTAATTACTCCGTAACATATAAGCTAGGGATAACAGACTTATGTTGCCTATTTAAAGACTGTACCTTGACGTATGGTCGGTGGGTTACCTTATAGTTAGGTCACTTAAACCATGTTGAAGGCTAACTTACAACTGGTACGACCATTTTTTGAAGGTTATTTGAAAATAGAAATGAGTTCAAATGAAGCATTATATCTAGAGGTCAATAGGTTACATTTTCCTCGTATACTCCTTATGTCCGAAATTATAGAATTTAACATTATGATATATTTAATTTGAAATGTACCAAcatatacgtagtatataaAAATGACTTGATCGGTGGAGTACGAGATGTACTTTAGGatgcagaatagtaattgttttgattgtaacagttatgtattttctttgaatttgtggtatgcagatctattttatcattgtagatgccgtatggctaattattaatgaaattgttcttttccgtaaaaaaaaaaaaaaagacttgaTCGGGGTAAAATACTTACTCCGTATATTGTATCAACCatatcataaattcataatcaCAAGCAATCGAGACAATGTGAAAACAAATATTGTAACACCATTTAAGTTTGAATTTTTATGAAACAACATGTATTCAGTATTTCCCGGGATAACGTAGCAGCCATATATGAGGCTATATTACAAGAGAGACATGCATGGGAAAAGGTTTGGAAAGGATTTGATGTCTTCTTTATGAGACAAAAACCAAGATAGTAGTACCTCCTAGATACTACGTATAAGGGTTGGAAGTAATTAAAGCAGCATCCTACTTAAGGATTTTATGTCTTCAATTCTTGACTGCTTAGGTAGCAAACAAAATCTCCAAATTATGGAGactttaattttatttgtagTAGATATTAAACAAAAAGGGCCATGTGGCAGTATACCACCAATATTACTCTTCCAAGTGCCCTTATATTCTAAGGGCACCTACTAACCTGACATTAA contains these protein-coding regions:
- the LOC130467669 gene encoding uncharacterized protein is translated as MCSLEVYNKFRGKLNQILTEGESLMEEDELFIDLISKSENLRDVLDLAKDMKEVGNDFFKQESIEDALEKYGYAGIILGCFQFDEDVDRLEFFDMGKCILLNSAACFSKKMEYGMVCRLCSIILEFNPCNVKALFRRAMTALELGRSDLAYWDLFMASHQEPKTQRYVGSWRRLNVPI